The Sulfuricurvum sp. genome contains a region encoding:
- a CDS encoding MgtC/SapB family protein codes for MDPLFIQNSALSLVLGFLIGLQREMHTIYSHKNQDFGGARTFSMIALFGFLSSWLTPFYPYFFLIASLLLGLLLIAAYIVNSISVSEKGSTTEFAALVTFIIGAMLNIVPPIFPVFIAIVVLSILNLKETIQVYQQTITKQDLGAAILFLVMTFVILPILPDKAIDPMGLFNLYRIWLMVVLVAGISFFGYITIRLLGSTHGIGVAGLFGGLVSSTAVAMSMARRVHENGFLTKNFAIGISLASSLMLIRIGIEIWVINPDLIHPLILPIIMGSVFGYGYIGYLYLTSKRENIPQNIELKNPFDLKEALLMGLLFGATLALIALANRYLGGSGVYAVAAVSGVADVDAIILSLSSLAKNGLSPSIAHYAILIAVLSNSIAKMGLVFFLGNIQLFRFVSIYYLVSISAFTVTLLLTLRIS; via the coding sequence ATGGATCCGTTATTTATTCAAAACAGCGCACTATCTTTAGTACTAGGCTTTCTTATAGGTCTACAGCGGGAAATGCACACGATTTATTCCCATAAAAACCAAGATTTTGGAGGGGCTCGAACCTTCTCAATGATTGCCCTTTTTGGATTTTTATCCTCGTGGCTAACACCCTTTTATCCCTATTTCTTTTTGATTGCGTCACTGCTCTTGGGACTCTTGCTCATCGCCGCTTATATTGTCAACAGTATTTCCGTCTCAGAAAAAGGTTCTACTACCGAATTTGCCGCCCTCGTCACCTTTATCATTGGCGCAATGCTCAACATTGTCCCCCCTATCTTTCCCGTCTTTATCGCTATTGTCGTCTTGTCGATTCTCAATCTAAAAGAGACGATTCAAGTGTACCAACAAACGATTACAAAACAAGATTTAGGTGCGGCAATTTTATTTCTCGTCATGACCTTTGTCATCCTCCCCATCTTACCGGATAAAGCCATTGATCCTATGGGATTATTTAACCTTTATCGAATTTGGTTGATGGTGGTACTCGTAGCAGGAATCTCGTTTTTCGGCTACATTACCATCCGCCTTTTGGGCTCCACTCACGGTATCGGCGTAGCAGGACTCTTCGGCGGACTGGTATCCTCCACTGCCGTTGCGATGAGTATGGCGCGACGGGTTCACGAAAATGGATTTTTAACCAAAAATTTTGCCATCGGTATCTCCCTCGCCTCCTCTTTGATGTTAATCCGTATCGGTATTGAAATATGGGTCATCAACCCCGATCTCATACACCCCCTTATACTCCCGATAATTATGGGATCGGTTTTTGGATACGGATACATCGGCTACCTTTACCTCACCTCCAAACGAGAAAATATCCCCCAAAACATAGAACTAAAAAATCCGTTTGATCTCAAAGAAGCACTTCTTATGGGGTTATTATTTGGCGCGACTCTCGCTCTTATAGCACTAGCCAATCGTTACCTCGGAGGTTCTGGAGTTTATGCTGTTGCCGCAGTTTCCGGAGTAGCGGATGTTGATGCCATTATCTTGTCGCTATCATCACTCGCGAAAAATGGTTTATCCCCCTCTATCGCCCATTACGCTATCCTCATCGCGGTACTTTCTAACAGCATCGCCAAGATGGGATTGGTTTTCTTTTTAGGGAACATCCAACTTTTTCGTTTTGTTTCTATCTATTACCTTGTCTCTATCAGTGCATTTACGGTGACACTGTTGTTGACACTAAGAATAAGTTAG
- a CDS encoding GGDEF domain-containing protein, whose translation MSNAIALPSNRLIRFESFEKYFGDRIFKNFLLFSYIGLFLALVYIPFDYKMYGATNEFLYVLGGRLTAVFFAIMVIIAVAHPYFENRRIEAITTFGTMGFSSVALTYLLFGNPVHFVGYSWMFYLTATMMLAPLVTKKLYFIMESFQILFVLLVMGWIGKGDDEIVTYLFFSIPLAGYVFAVVILNRKNGVEAYKNAYENHILMSLDGLSNLLNRRTWYEVSSRHWDDDKGVSFIMLDIDHFKRVNDTYGHECGDRVIETVSGVLLDQTREQDLVGRLGGEEFGVILPQTDLNEATRIAERIRQKIEETPITYNDEIIRVTASIGIIENSEHINDFNTLVSLGDKHLYSAKEQGRNRICY comes from the coding sequence ATGAGCAATGCGATTGCCTTACCATCTAACCGTCTTATCCGTTTTGAATCGTTTGAAAAATATTTCGGTGATCGGATATTTAAAAATTTTCTCCTTTTTAGTTACATTGGTCTTTTTTTGGCTCTTGTTTATATCCCATTTGACTATAAAATGTATGGTGCGACAAATGAATTTTTATATGTTCTTGGAGGGAGGCTTACGGCGGTATTTTTTGCGATTATGGTCATTATCGCTGTAGCCCATCCGTATTTTGAGAATCGTCGTATCGAAGCGATTACAACATTTGGAACGATGGGCTTTAGTTCTGTTGCACTAACTTATCTGTTGTTTGGAAACCCTGTCCATTTTGTTGGTTATTCATGGATGTTTTATCTCACTGCGACGATGATGCTCGCCCCTTTGGTTACTAAAAAACTCTATTTTATAATGGAAAGTTTTCAGATTTTATTTGTCCTATTGGTTATGGGATGGATCGGCAAAGGTGATGATGAGATAGTTACGTATCTCTTTTTTTCGATCCCTCTTGCAGGCTATGTTTTTGCTGTTGTCATTCTTAACCGTAAAAACGGGGTTGAGGCATACAAAAACGCTTATGAAAATCACATTCTTATGTCGCTGGATGGGCTTTCTAATCTTTTGAATCGTCGAACATGGTATGAAGTCTCCAGTCGGCACTGGGACGATGATAAGGGGGTATCGTTTATTATGCTTGATATTGACCATTTTAAACGTGTGAATGATACCTATGGACATGAGTGTGGTGATCGTGTTATCGAGACGGTGTCGGGAGTATTGCTTGATCAGACCAGAGAACAAGATCTCGTAGGGCGACTAGGAGGGGAAGAATTTGGGGTGATACTACCGCAAACCGATCTGAACGAAGCGACAAGGATTGCGGAGAGGATACGCCAAAAAATTGAAGAAACACCAATCACGTATAATGATGAAATAATTCGGGTTACAGCCAGTATTGGCATTATCGAAAACAGTGAACACATTAATGACTTTAATACACTAGTGAGTCTTGGAGATAAACATCTTTACAGTGCAAAAGAGCAGGGACGTAATCGAATTTGTTATTAG